Proteins found in one Corynebacterium freneyi genomic segment:
- a CDS encoding DNA repair helicase XPB translates to MSFGDGPLIVQSDKTVLLEIDHDDADAARAALAPFAELERAPEHIHTYRITPLALWNARAAGHDAEQVVDVLEKYSRFPVPQALLIDVAETMDRYGRLTLSKHPAHGLVLESSDPAVLAEITRHKKIRPMLGVEIDADTWTVHPSERGRIKQELLKVGWPAGDTAGYVDGEAHDIEWVGEHVDWDLRDYQRHAADSFREGGSGVVVLPCGAGKTIVGAAAMVDAKRTTLILVTNTVAGRQWRDELLRRTSLTEDEIGEYSGERKEIRPVTIATYQVVTRKTKGEFRALELFDSRDWGLIIYDEVHLLPAPVFRMSADLQSRRRLGLTATLVREDGREGDVFSLIGPKRYDAPWKDIEAQGWIAPAECIEVRVTLTESERMVYATAEAADRYRLAATSPTKIPVVEKLLESHPGEPALVIGAYLDQLEELGRALDAPVIDGKTSNKRREELFDAFRAGELTTLVVSKVANFSIDLSEAAVAVQVSGTFGSRQEEAQRLGRLLRPKSDGGGAIFYSVVARDTLDTEYAAHRQRFLAEQGYAYRIVDADELLGPSLPGDTL, encoded by the coding sequence GTGTCCTTCGGCGACGGTCCCCTCATCGTCCAGTCCGATAAGACGGTCCTCCTCGAGATCGACCACGACGACGCCGATGCCGCCCGCGCGGCGCTGGCGCCCTTCGCCGAGTTGGAGCGGGCCCCGGAACACATCCACACCTACCGCATCACGCCGTTGGCGCTGTGGAACGCGCGTGCGGCGGGCCATGACGCGGAGCAGGTCGTCGATGTTCTGGAGAAGTATTCGCGGTTCCCGGTGCCGCAGGCGCTGCTCATCGACGTCGCGGAGACGATGGACCGCTACGGTCGTCTGACGTTGTCGAAGCACCCGGCCCATGGCCTGGTGCTGGAGTCGTCGGATCCGGCGGTGTTGGCGGAGATCACGCGCCACAAGAAGATCCGTCCGATGCTCGGCGTGGAGATCGACGCGGACACGTGGACGGTGCACCCCTCCGAGCGCGGCCGCATCAAGCAGGAGCTGCTCAAGGTCGGATGGCCGGCGGGCGACACGGCGGGCTACGTCGACGGCGAGGCCCACGACATCGAGTGGGTGGGCGAGCACGTGGACTGGGATCTGCGCGATTACCAGCGGCATGCGGCCGATTCCTTCCGTGAGGGCGGCTCGGGCGTCGTCGTGTTGCCGTGCGGTGCCGGCAAGACCATCGTCGGTGCGGCCGCGATGGTGGATGCCAAGCGCACGACGTTGATTCTGGTGACCAACACCGTCGCGGGGCGTCAGTGGCGCGATGAGCTGCTGCGCCGCACGTCGCTGACGGAGGATGAGATCGGCGAGTACTCGGGCGAGCGCAAGGAGATCCGCCCGGTGACGATCGCGACGTATCAGGTGGTCACCCGCAAGACGAAGGGCGAGTTCCGTGCCCTGGAATTGTTCGATTCGCGCGATTGGGGCCTGATCATCTACGACGAGGTGCATCTGTTGCCGGCGCCGGTGTTCCGCATGAGCGCGGATCTGCAGTCGCGCCGTCGCCTCGGGCTGACGGCGACGTTGGTCCGCGAGGACGGGCGCGAGGGCGACGTGTTCAGTTTGATCGGCCCGAAGCGTTACGACGCCCCGTGGAAGGACATCGAGGCCCAGGGGTGGATCGCGCCGGCGGAGTGCATCGAGGTCCGCGTGACCCTCACGGAGTCGGAGCGGATGGTGTACGCGACCGCGGAGGCGGCCGATCGTTACCGGCTGGCGGCCACCTCACCGACGAAGATTCCGGTCGTCGAGAAGCTGCTGGAAAGCCATCCCGGTGAGCCGGCCCTGGTCATCGGCGCCTACCTGGATCAGCTCGAGGAGTTGGGGCGGGCCCTCGACGCGCCGGTCATCGACGGCAAGACGTCGAACAAGCGGAGGGAGGAGCTTTTCGACGCTTTCCGCGCCGGGGAGCTGACCACCCTCGTCGTGTCGAAGGTGGCGAATTTCTCCATCGACCTGTCCGAGGCGGCCGTCGCCGTGCAGGTGTCGGGCACGTTCGGGTCGCGGCAGGAGGAGGCGCAGCGCCTGGGTCGTCTGTTGCGTCCGAAGTCCGATGGCGGCGGTGCGATCTTCTATTCCGTCGTCGCCCGCGACACCCTCGACACCGAGTACGCCGCCCACCGGCAGCGTTTCCTCGCCGAGCAGGGGTACGCCTACCGCATCGTCGACGCGGACGAACTGCTCGGCCCTTCCCTGCCCGGCGATACCCTGTAA
- a CDS encoding DUF3027 domain-containing protein, with protein MATVTDNRRRRSRNRRRSRGPLFGERAVDIARAAIDDMDEGPAGDHVGVTVTHPGVVVHRFAADLPGYRGWEWHVVLACAPGTDHITVSEVALVPGDSALCAPEWVPYEDRLRPGDLGPRDLLPAAADDPRLTTADPEDRELSEEGLRQTAKRWLDGDTGPHGEFADEALRHCGTCAFFIPLEGPLGADFGACANEWTFDADVVNVDHGCGAHSATPEVTGAGAPEGRAYDDQEIVERADLRGNRRGDD; from the coding sequence ATGGCCACCGTGACAGACAATCGACGCCGCCGTTCCCGCAATCGCCGCCGCTCCCGCGGACCCCTGTTCGGCGAGCGGGCCGTCGACATCGCCCGCGCCGCAATCGACGACATGGACGAAGGACCCGCGGGCGACCACGTCGGGGTCACCGTCACCCACCCGGGGGTGGTGGTGCACCGCTTCGCCGCCGACCTGCCCGGCTACCGCGGATGGGAATGGCACGTGGTGCTCGCGTGCGCGCCGGGCACCGACCACATCACCGTCAGCGAAGTCGCCCTCGTCCCCGGCGACAGCGCCCTGTGCGCCCCCGAGTGGGTGCCGTACGAGGACCGGCTGCGCCCCGGCGACCTCGGCCCGCGGGACCTGCTGCCCGCCGCAGCCGACGACCCCCGCCTGACGACGGCCGACCCCGAAGACCGCGAACTGTCGGAGGAGGGCCTGCGGCAGACCGCCAAACGCTGGCTCGACGGCGACACCGGCCCGCACGGCGAATTCGCCGACGAGGCGCTGCGCCACTGCGGCACCTGCGCCTTCTTCATCCCCCTGGAGGGACCCCTCGGCGCCGATTTCGGGGCGTGCGCCAACGAATGGACCTTCGACGCCGACGTGGTCAACGTCGACCACGGCTGCGGCGCGCACTCGGCCACCCCCGAGGTCACCGGCGCGGGCGCCCCCGAGGGCCGCGCCTACGACGACCAGGAGATCGTGGAACGGGCGGATCTTCGCGGCAACCGGCGCGGCGACGACTGA
- a CDS encoding DUF3239 domain-containing protein produces MSFDFTVDEAHNAANNEYFRDGKRLRLSAAIMAVLLWVGGGLALWMLGASGVGLFLGILSITFGTMCAWVAVTLPGTTGTPQDLYDTWPLAPAMIAEVDPRTMTLMALVDTASEEGAEPRRALVLRTVSKVSGTPRTVGARVPSVAVGGKHRRGRDHWDQITPVPIAWATPSSRIRRDAERSIPEGDWQLLRDNLDRVADVRATKFDLLVL; encoded by the coding sequence ATGAGCTTCGACTTCACCGTCGACGAAGCCCACAACGCCGCCAACAACGAATACTTCCGCGACGGCAAGCGCCTGCGCCTGTCCGCCGCGATCATGGCCGTGCTGCTGTGGGTCGGCGGCGGGCTGGCGCTGTGGATGCTGGGCGCGTCCGGGGTCGGGCTGTTCCTGGGCATCCTGTCCATCACCTTCGGCACCATGTGCGCGTGGGTGGCGGTGACCCTGCCCGGCACGACCGGCACGCCGCAGGACCTGTACGATACGTGGCCGTTGGCCCCGGCCATGATCGCCGAAGTCGACCCGCGCACCATGACGCTCATGGCGCTGGTGGACACCGCCTCCGAGGAAGGCGCCGAGCCCCGCCGTGCCCTGGTGTTGCGCACCGTGTCGAAGGTGTCGGGCACTCCCCGCACCGTCGGAGCGCGCGTGCCCTCGGTGGCCGTGGGCGGCAAGCACCGCCGCGGCCGCGATCATTGGGACCAGATCACGCCGGTGCCCATCGCCTGGGCGACGCCGTCGTCGCGCATCCGACGCGACGCCGAACGTTCCATCCCCGAAGGCGACTGGCAGTTGTTGCGCGACAACCTCGACCGCGTCGCCGACGTCCGCGCCACCAAGTTCGACCTGCTGGTGCTCTGA
- a CDS encoding DUF2771 family protein: MATLANKKTWRIIGVIVAVALIITGLVLVLDRANDGTVEDPAALTMTVRLGDEEIEVLPYRICNMFEEGEGACTTDDDATAHVSIEPEEVAEIEVADEVASVTWAVQRFYVDEAVNSADRKEPGEAKTESVAGSASVNGERVPLGVIEVSTTVIGHDDAGEEVPYGITWSVANDADGE, encoded by the coding sequence GTGGCGACCCTGGCGAACAAGAAGACGTGGCGGATCATCGGCGTGATCGTCGCCGTCGCGCTGATCATCACGGGCCTGGTCCTGGTCCTCGACCGCGCCAACGACGGCACCGTGGAGGATCCGGCGGCGCTGACCATGACGGTGCGCCTCGGCGACGAGGAGATCGAGGTTCTCCCCTACCGCATCTGCAACATGTTCGAAGAGGGCGAGGGCGCCTGCACCACCGACGACGACGCCACCGCGCACGTGTCCATCGAACCGGAGGAGGTCGCGGAGATCGAGGTCGCCGACGAGGTGGCCTCCGTGACGTGGGCGGTGCAGCGCTTCTACGTCGACGAGGCCGTGAACTCGGCGGACCGGAAGGAGCCGGGCGAGGCGAAGACGGAATCCGTCGCGGGTTCGGCCTCGGTCAACGGCGAGCGCGTCCCGCTGGGCGTCATCGAGGTCTCCACGACCGTCATCGGCCACGACGACGCCGGCGAAGAGGTGCCGTACGGCATCACCTGGTCCGTGGCCAACGACGCCGACGGCGAGTAA
- a CDS encoding nucleobase:cation symporter-2 family protein: MSTSNVAAKPAVHPVDQYPGHAKALLLGFQHVLAAYAGAVAVPLFVGWALVDAGKMQPSDIPHLIAADLFVAGLATIVQSVGIWRFGVRLPLIQGCTFSAAIPMVTIGSQYGVPAIYGSVIASGIFMMLFAPLFASLLRFFPPLVTGTVLLIIGTTLMPVAADWVGGGADLKGTDAYGTPQNLAVAFGVLVLIICIDRWGPPWLSRIAVLVGMLAGLVACIPLGMVDWSTTEDSPLFGLTTPFYFGLPEFIFAAIFAMCIVSLVTMVEATGDVLAIGEITGVKVDDRRIADTLRADGAATVVGGIFNTFQYTAFAQNIGVLSITGVRSRWVTAVAGGMLVILGLIPKTAALVAAIPAPVLGGAGIALFGMVAASGVRTLSKVKFTDTNVIVVGVPLALALLPAVAPDLFTQLPAWAQTFMASGICIGAVAAILLNLAFNTGTRAPHTAKPSAHDSFRGGINSEDHDHDGFGDVPGTGANSSTGNE, encoded by the coding sequence GTGAGCACCTCCAACGTCGCGGCCAAGCCCGCAGTCCATCCAGTAGATCAGTATCCGGGGCATGCGAAAGCGCTGCTCCTCGGCTTCCAGCATGTACTCGCGGCGTACGCGGGCGCGGTCGCCGTGCCGCTTTTCGTCGGTTGGGCCCTCGTGGACGCCGGCAAGATGCAGCCGTCGGACATCCCGCACCTCATCGCCGCCGACCTTTTCGTCGCCGGCCTGGCCACCATCGTCCAGTCCGTGGGCATCTGGCGCTTCGGCGTGCGGCTGCCGTTGATTCAAGGGTGTACCTTCTCGGCGGCGATTCCGATGGTCACCATCGGTTCGCAGTACGGCGTGCCGGCCATCTACGGCTCGGTCATCGCCTCGGGCATCTTCATGATGCTCTTCGCCCCGCTCTTCGCATCTCTCCTCCGTTTCTTCCCTCCGCTGGTGACGGGCACGGTGCTCCTCATCATCGGTACGACGCTGATGCCGGTCGCGGCCGACTGGGTCGGCGGTGGCGCCGACCTCAAGGGCACGGACGCCTACGGCACTCCGCAGAATCTGGCCGTGGCCTTCGGCGTACTGGTGCTGATCATCTGCATCGACAGGTGGGGGCCTCCGTGGCTGTCGCGCATCGCGGTGTTGGTGGGCATGCTGGCGGGCCTCGTCGCGTGCATCCCGCTTGGCATGGTCGATTGGTCGACGACTGAGGATTCCCCGCTGTTCGGCTTGACGACGCCTTTCTACTTCGGTTTGCCCGAGTTCATTTTCGCGGCCATCTTCGCGATGTGCATCGTGTCCTTGGTGACCATGGTCGAAGCGACGGGCGACGTTCTCGCCATCGGTGAGATCACCGGCGTCAAGGTCGATGACCGACGCATCGCCGACACCTTGCGTGCCGACGGCGCCGCCACGGTCGTCGGCGGCATTTTCAATACGTTCCAATACACCGCGTTCGCACAGAACATCGGCGTCCTGTCGATCACCGGTGTCCGCTCCCGCTGGGTGACGGCCGTCGCCGGCGGCATGCTCGTCATCCTCGGTTTGATCCCGAAGACGGCCGCGCTCGTCGCCGCGATTCCCGCGCCCGTACTCGGTGGCGCGGGCATCGCACTGTTCGGCATGGTCGCCGCCTCCGGCGTCCGCACGTTGTCGAAGGTGAAGTTCACCGATACCAACGTCATCGTCGTCGGCGTGCCCCTGGCCCTGGCGTTGCTGCCGGCCGTCGCGCCGGATCTGTTCACGCAGCTTCCCGCATGGGCGCAGACGTTCATGGCCTCGGGCATCTGCATCGGCGCGGTCGCGGCGATCCTGCTGAACCTCGCGTTCAACACCGGTACGCGTGCACCGCACACCGCGAAGCCGAGCGCGCATGACTCGTTCCGCGGCGGCATCAACTCCGAGGACCACGACCATGACGGTTTCGGTGACGTCCCCGGAACCGGTGCAAATTCCTCCACGGGCAACGAGTAA
- a CDS encoding glutaminyl-peptide cyclotransferase, which translates to MKLSAKAVSAGILSTVLLVAGCSSDSLDDDAPATSAAGSSGAAESAAGGGYGANGADAIAAIPRLNIEVVAEHPFDDGAFTQGLEIDDDGSLLIGTGQYGESAIWRVRDWRAGSPAEDRRDLPREFFGEGITRSGDRVWQLTWKKGVAFARDAVTLEETGRVEYSGEGWGLCDQGDRLVMSDGSHTLTFRDPETFEETGSVDVVVGDVLVDQLNELECVDGPDGPEVWANRWMTNDIVRIDPDTGEVTGFADATTLVESLSPEARDRADVFNGIANVPGTDHFLVTGKYWPTLFEVRFTPAE; encoded by the coding sequence ATGAAGCTCAGCGCGAAGGCCGTTTCGGCCGGGATCTTGTCGACCGTCCTGCTCGTGGCGGGCTGTTCCTCCGATTCGCTTGACGACGACGCGCCGGCGACGTCTGCGGCCGGGTCGTCGGGTGCGGCGGAATCGGCGGCCGGCGGGGGCTACGGCGCGAACGGGGCGGATGCCATCGCCGCGATTCCCCGTTTGAACATCGAGGTCGTCGCCGAGCATCCCTTCGACGACGGGGCCTTCACGCAGGGGCTGGAGATCGACGACGACGGGTCGTTGCTGATCGGCACCGGGCAGTACGGAGAGTCGGCGATCTGGCGGGTGCGCGACTGGCGCGCCGGGTCCCCGGCGGAGGATCGCCGCGACCTGCCCCGGGAGTTCTTCGGCGAGGGCATCACCCGCTCCGGCGACCGCGTGTGGCAGTTGACGTGGAAGAAGGGCGTCGCCTTCGCCCGCGATGCGGTGACGTTGGAGGAAACCGGCCGCGTCGAGTACTCCGGCGAGGGATGGGGCCTGTGCGATCAGGGCGATCGGCTGGTGATGTCCGACGGTTCGCACACCCTGACCTTCCGCGACCCGGAGACCTTCGAGGAGACCGGGAGCGTCGACGTCGTCGTCGGCGACGTCCTCGTCGACCAGCTCAACGAGCTCGAATGCGTCGACGGCCCGGATGGCCCGGAGGTGTGGGCGAACCGGTGGATGACCAACGACATCGTCCGCATCGACCCGGACACCGGCGAGGTCACCGGTTTCGCCGACGCCACCACGCTCGTCGAGTCGCTGTCGCCGGAGGCCCGCGACCGCGCGGACGTGTTCAACGGCATCGCGAATGTCCCGGGCACCGACCATTTCCTGGTGACCGGAAAGTACTGGCCCACCTTGTTCGAGGTCCGGTTCACGCCGGCCGAATGA
- a CDS encoding alpha/beta hydrolase: MSEPISGFDARPDYDAAAEGFTPVTTDAGKLRQLVEYLEEHVPAYSTTATVPWEGSADEVAAARASANDRAARLPDHIVHASMLVLGAGVDHTLPFVAYGGADASFDDLAVSGEAAEIPVRVFVPKNPTGAVVVAAHGGAWWMGDGSARDGVFGPDCAALAQRSGAVVVDVDVRLAPEHPMPAAAEDLVAVVRWVAEQAAAPAGQRDRLLCDVPIDASKIVLWGRSSGAHACVIAARMLAEGAGKAGEQSPPLSSVALTAPSLDLRGRAATMLRAVFGTEDATDPSVSPALGDVSFLDTVYVQTGTEDTTVAGGPELVAKVTEAGGTAVLDEYLATHTVAQPSVQRVRITDLARHILDATCTRREVPADAAGEYDKDAVDRANEESWGR; the protein is encoded by the coding sequence ATGAGCGAACCCATTTCCGGCTTCGATGCCCGGCCCGACTACGATGCCGCCGCCGAGGGCTTCACGCCCGTGACCACCGACGCCGGCAAGCTCCGCCAGTTGGTGGAGTACCTGGAGGAGCACGTCCCCGCCTATTCGACGACGGCCACCGTTCCGTGGGAGGGCTCCGCCGACGAGGTAGCCGCCGCTCGAGCCTCGGCGAACGACAGGGCCGCGCGGCTGCCGGACCACATCGTCCACGCATCGATGCTCGTTCTCGGCGCCGGCGTCGACCACACGCTTCCGTTTGTGGCCTACGGCGGCGCCGACGCGTCGTTTGACGATCTGGCCGTCTCGGGGGAGGCCGCGGAGATCCCGGTGCGCGTTTTCGTCCCGAAGAATCCGACGGGCGCCGTGGTCGTCGCGGCGCACGGCGGTGCCTGGTGGATGGGCGACGGCAGCGCCCGCGACGGCGTCTTCGGCCCTGATTGCGCGGCGCTGGCCCAGCGCTCCGGGGCGGTGGTCGTCGACGTCGACGTGCGTCTGGCCCCCGAACACCCGATGCCGGCTGCGGCGGAAGATCTCGTCGCCGTCGTGCGGTGGGTGGCGGAGCAGGCTGCGGCACCGGCGGGGCAGCGGGATCGATTGCTTTGCGACGTCCCGATCGACGCGTCGAAGATCGTCCTGTGGGGCCGGTCCTCCGGGGCCCACGCCTGCGTCATCGCCGCGAGAATGCTCGCCGAGGGGGCCGGGAAGGCGGGGGAGCAGAGCCCGCCGCTGTCGTCGGTGGCGTTGACGGCGCCGTCCCTGGATCTGCGCGGCCGGGCCGCGACGATGCTGCGCGCGGTCTTCGGCACCGAGGACGCGACCGATCCGTCGGTGTCCCCGGCGCTGGGCGACGTGTCCTTCCTGGACACCGTCTACGTCCAGACGGGCACGGAGGACACGACCGTCGCCGGCGGCCCGGAACTCGTGGCGAAGGTGACGGAAGCAGGCGGGACGGCGGTGCTCGACGAGTATCTGGCCACCCACACCGTGGCGCAGCCGTCGGTGCAGCGGGTGCGCATCACGGATCTGGCCCGACACATTCTCGACGCGACCTGTACGCGGCGCGAGGTGCCGGCGGATGCGGCGGGCGAATACGACAAGGATGCGGTCGACCGCGCCAACGAGGAGTCCTGGGGCCGCTGA
- a CDS encoding transglycosylase family protein, with protein MARHAIKNRNFVSTSAKVALTGAILGAGAAMAAPTATAAPDSDWDRLAQCESGGNWHINTGNGYYGGLQFAAGTWNGFGGGEFAPTADKASRIEQIYVAEKVLAAQGWGAWPACSAKLGLSSGPTDRPHPSSGARANYAGNQGAQDRQAAPESPSLDADTIRSIIGDLQGARSIADLNSILDKARGIASSQGVALPTEITDAYNDILGGLPRNIPALV; from the coding sequence ATGGCCCGTCACGCCATCAAGAACCGCAACTTCGTCTCCACCTCCGCCAAGGTCGCCCTGACCGGTGCCATCCTCGGCGCTGGCGCCGCGATGGCCGCCCCGACCGCCACCGCCGCCCCGGACTCCGACTGGGATCGCCTGGCGCAGTGCGAGTCCGGCGGCAACTGGCACATCAACACCGGCAACGGCTACTACGGTGGCCTGCAGTTCGCGGCGGGCACCTGGAACGGCTTCGGCGGCGGCGAGTTCGCCCCGACCGCCGACAAGGCTTCCCGCATCGAGCAGATCTACGTCGCCGAGAAGGTCCTCGCCGCGCAGGGCTGGGGCGCCTGGCCGGCCTGCTCCGCCAAGCTGGGCCTGTCCTCCGGCCCGACCGACCGCCCGCACCCGAGCTCCGGCGCCCGCGCCAACTACGCCGGCAACCAGGGCGCCCAGGACCGCCAGGCCGCGCCCGAGTCCCCGTCGCTCGACGCCGACACCATCCGGTCCATCATCGGCGACCTGCAGGGCGCCCGCTCCATCGCGGACCTGAACTCCATCCTGGACAAGGCCCGCGGCATCGCGTCCTCCCAGGGCGTCGCCCTGCCGACCGAGATCACCGACGCGTACAACGACATCCTCGGCGGCCTGCCCCGCAACATCCCCGCCCTGGTCTAA
- a CDS encoding helicase-associated domain-containing protein — MTHATPFPPFRRWLAARSDGFLAELLRRRPDALSPPPRSSDALAGRLQLRSSVQRALADVDALGLGLLEAAVDLGGDVEPVAAAAVIDELRDGLAAVGVPARQRPTIAHAREALDELRQSALIHGDGPGGSGAFSGKSTRKSSGEWEDHLLVADEVVAALPASWRLIPRPGEPTTAEMRAALSATDERQRKLLDTLADAGGLGTTRDAAEDADPSLPVPRLIAAGLLERMDDSTVRLPGRVRALMRGSVLPDGPPALRPGPAESVELRDADGVAAGAALELLRSVRALLELLGDRAAPTLKDGTIGVREHRRLVEALGVGDLELARIVAMASAAGLIHVGTPRPLPEDDSGGDYLAPTAVADSFLEETAARRWARLITGWLASEEAPWLIGAEGPTGKPLALLSPDARRAGSPELRMRVLRLLCDGTEPGFGIPDVRARFLARAPIASSHCPDEVLEQILAEFAVLGLAVPAGGGAGSAIGAGASSAGRAAAGDLGELHDDGDLADALASSLPAPATRFIVQADLTILVPGPAEGAFLETLESFTDLESSGVASVHRMSEESVRRALDTGTSAADLHAFLSDSSLGEVPQSVTYLIDDVARRHGRLRGGPAAAYLRCEDPALLARVLADPVAERLGLRRLAETVAIAQVDPATMIGALRDAGLSAIAEDPLGAALDLRPERFRVPEAPRRPAAPTRADDGRISQALQSIQAGDRAADTGGGTRIDMDDDPATGAAAQALLHRAARSGLDVTIGFVDRNGRAGRRRVRPVTVSGGQVDAVDPATGQVLRFLLHRVTEVVLDA, encoded by the coding sequence ATGACCCACGCCACCCCCTTTCCCCCGTTTCGCCGTTGGCTCGCGGCCCGTTCCGACGGGTTCCTCGCCGAGCTGCTGCGCCGGCGCCCCGATGCGCTGTCTCCCCCGCCGCGTTCCTCCGATGCGCTGGCGGGCCGTTTGCAGCTGCGTTCGTCGGTGCAGCGCGCGCTGGCCGACGTCGACGCGCTCGGACTCGGGCTCCTCGAAGCCGCCGTCGATCTCGGCGGAGACGTCGAACCGGTGGCCGCGGCGGCGGTCATCGACGAGCTTAGGGACGGTCTGGCCGCGGTCGGCGTGCCGGCGCGGCAGCGGCCGACGATCGCCCACGCCCGCGAGGCGCTCGACGAGTTGCGGCAATCGGCGCTCATCCACGGCGACGGGCCCGGCGGGTCGGGGGCGTTTTCGGGCAAGTCGACGCGCAAGTCCTCCGGCGAGTGGGAGGATCACCTGCTCGTCGCCGACGAGGTCGTCGCGGCGTTGCCGGCCAGCTGGCGGCTCATCCCCCGGCCCGGAGAGCCAACGACGGCGGAGATGCGCGCGGCGCTGTCTGCCACCGACGAACGCCAGCGCAAGCTGTTGGACACGCTCGCCGACGCCGGTGGCCTGGGCACCACCCGGGACGCCGCGGAAGACGCCGACCCGTCGCTGCCGGTGCCGCGTCTCATCGCGGCGGGCCTGCTCGAGCGCATGGACGATTCCACCGTGCGGTTGCCCGGCCGGGTCCGGGCCCTGATGCGCGGGTCCGTACTCCCGGATGGTCCGCCCGCCCTGCGTCCCGGTCCCGCCGAGTCCGTGGAGCTGCGCGACGCCGACGGTGTTGCCGCGGGGGCGGCGCTGGAGCTGCTGCGTTCGGTGCGGGCACTGCTGGAGCTGCTCGGCGATCGCGCGGCGCCGACGTTGAAGGACGGCACCATCGGGGTGCGCGAGCACCGGCGGCTCGTCGAGGCGCTGGGCGTCGGCGACCTGGAGTTGGCGCGCATCGTCGCCATGGCGTCGGCGGCGGGGCTCATCCACGTGGGCACGCCGCGGCCCCTGCCCGAGGATGATTCGGGCGGCGATTACCTCGCGCCGACGGCCGTCGCCGATTCCTTCCTGGAGGAGACCGCGGCCCGGCGGTGGGCGCGTCTGATCACCGGGTGGCTCGCCTCGGAGGAGGCGCCGTGGCTGATCGGTGCGGAGGGTCCGACGGGCAAGCCGCTGGCGCTGTTGTCCCCCGATGCCCGGCGCGCCGGGTCCCCGGAGCTGCGCATGCGGGTGCTGCGGCTGCTGTGCGACGGCACCGAGCCCGGTTTCGGCATTCCGGACGTCCGCGCCCGTTTCCTGGCGCGGGCCCCGATCGCGTCCTCGCACTGCCCGGATGAGGTGCTCGAACAGATCCTCGCCGAATTCGCGGTGCTGGGTCTGGCGGTGCCGGCCGGCGGCGGCGCCGGGTCGGCCATCGGGGCGGGGGCGTCGAGCGCGGGTCGCGCCGCGGCGGGTGATCTCGGAGAGCTTCACGACGACGGCGATCTGGCCGACGCCCTGGCCTCGTCGCTGCCGGCGCCGGCGACGCGGTTCATCGTGCAGGCCGACCTGACGATCCTCGTGCCGGGGCCCGCGGAAGGGGCGTTTTTGGAAACGCTCGAATCGTTCACGGATCTCGAATCCTCCGGGGTGGCCAGCGTCCACCGCATGTCGGAGGAGTCGGTGCGCCGCGCCCTGGACACTGGGACGTCGGCGGCGGATCTGCACGCGTTCCTGTCCGACAGCAGTCTCGGCGAGGTGCCGCAGTCGGTGACGTACCTCATCGACGACGTTGCCCGTCGGCATGGCCGGTTGCGCGGGGGTCCCGCCGCGGCGTACCTGCGTTGCGAGGATCCGGCGCTGCTCGCGCGGGTTCTCGCCGATCCCGTGGCCGAACGGTTGGGGCTGCGCCGCCTCGCGGAGACCGTCGCCATCGCACAGGTCGATCCGGCGACGATGATCGGGGCGCTGCGCGATGCGGGGTTGTCCGCCATCGCCGAGGACCCGTTGGGCGCGGCGCTGGATCTGCGGCCCGAGCGGTTCCGGGTACCCGAGGCTCCGCGCCGCCCCGCCGCCCCGACGCGTGCCGACGACGGCCGGATCAGCCAGGCGCTGCAGTCCATCCAGGCCGGGGATCGTGCCGCCGACACCGGCGGAGGCACCCGCATCGACATGGACGACGATCCCGCCACGGGGGCGGCCGCCCAGGCGCTGCTCCACCGTGCCGCGCGGTCGGGCCTGGACGTGACCATCGGTTTCGTCGACCGCAACGGCCGCGCCGGTCGTCGCCGGGTCCGCCCGGTGACGGTGTCGGGCGGGCAGGTCGACGCCGTGGACCCGGCGACGGGACAGGTGCTGCGTTTTCTGCTGCACCGTGTGACGGAAGTCGTCCTCGACGCGTGA
- a CDS encoding cold-shock protein, producing MPIGKVKWYDKDRGFGFVSNPGGEDVYVGRAVLPEGVDELFKGQRIEYDYADGRPGPQALHITVLEEAPRVGRGSGGRRQAKRHSPADLNGMISDMISMLESTVQRDLRAGRYPDRKDGHQMAEVLRAVARELDH from the coding sequence GTGCCCATCGGCAAGGTCAAGTGGTACGACAAGGATCGCGGCTTCGGCTTCGTGTCCAACCCCGGCGGGGAGGACGTCTACGTCGGTCGTGCCGTGCTGCCCGAGGGAGTCGACGAGCTGTTCAAGGGCCAGCGCATCGAATACGACTACGCCGACGGACGCCCGGGGCCCCAGGCGCTGCACATCACGGTCCTGGAGGAGGCTCCCCGCGTCGGCCGGGGAAGCGGGGGACGCCGCCAGGCCAAGCGGCACTCGCCGGCGGACCTCAACGGCATGATCTCCGACATGATCTCGATGCTGGAATCCACCGTTCAGCGTGACCTGCGCGCCGGCCGATACCCGGACCGCAAGGACGGCCACCAGATGGCCGAGGTGCTGCGCGCCGTCGCACGCGAACTCGATCACTGA